A window from Triticum aestivum cultivar Chinese Spring chromosome 6D, IWGSC CS RefSeq v2.1, whole genome shotgun sequence encodes these proteins:
- the LOC123145232 gene encoding putative pentatricopeptide repeat-containing protein At3g01580 has product MRGWQPLQKLLEAAADSSTPLAAARLHAHLLRSGHLHSSHHLTSHVLASYPPALARHLFDEIPVPTPRLANALLRARVRAGQWRDVLLLLPRLRVRPDAFTLSLLLKSCAMLPSLAHGRAVHALAVRSCAAYTDAFVAAALVQMYAKCGDMVGSINAFNAFEEPDIVLRTSVVTGYEQNGMAQEALEFFARSVIGQGFMPSPVTLVSVISAAAQLKNARNGQACHAYVLRNDLEHDLVLVNAILGLYMRIGAVQSARRLFEGMMERDVVTWSCMVTGYVQSGHASEALSVYKKMVAAGVKPNAVTVVSVLQACSLALDVEEGKRLHDSAVKIGCELEMTVATALVDMYMKCSCQEKAMQLFLRMPKKDAVAWAAVISGLTQNGLPDESMRVFKCMLLDGPVPDAVTMVKVLAACSESGVMNQAFCLHGYLVNTGFCDKTFVAAALVDLYYKCGNLGSAVRVFESDAEKDIVLWSSMISGYGFHGLGQQAVALYQRMVASSVKPNSLTFVSVLSACSHSGLVQQGKSIFKSMTRVYGIMPNSEHRSAMVDLLGRAGELQEAAKLLHETGGRADAHTWCALLAACREHRDTEMSDMVAAKLLKLDPDHVGYYNLMTNIYAFDEKWDRVKETRDIIKDRGLKKVPGCSAIEINNAMHTFTAGERSHQDWEKISTLLWELSQKLRRDDCFFQLDRHFVFEDF; this is encoded by the coding sequence ATGCGAGGTTGGCAGCCGCTCCAGAAGCTTCTAGAAGCCGCCGCGGACTCCTCCACTCCTCTTgccgccgcccgcctccacgcCCACCTCCTTCGCTCGGGCCACCTCCACTCCTCCCACCACCTCACATCTCATGTCCTCGCGTCCTACCCTCCCGCCCTCGCTCGCCACCTGTTCGATGAAATCCCCGTCCCGACCCCGCGCCTTGCCAATGCGCTCCTCCGCGCGCGCGTCCGTGCGGGCCAGTGGCGcgacgtgctcctcctcctcccgcgcctccgCGTGCGCCCGGACGCCTTCACGCTGTCCCTCCTGCTCAAATCCTGCGCCATGCTCCCCTCCCTCGCCCACGGCCGCGCCGTGCACGCGCTCGCCGTCCGATCCTGCGCCGCTTACACTGACGCCTTCGTGGCCGCTGCGCTTGTGCAGATGTACGCGAAGTGCGGCGACATGGTTGGCTCAATCAACGCCTTCAATGCGTTCGAGGAACCAGACATCGTCCTCCGGACTTCCGTGGTGACTGGGTACGAACAGAACGGGATGGCACAGGAGGCACTGGAGTTCTTTGCAAGGAGTGTGATTGGCCAGGGTTTCATGCCGAGTCCAGTCACTCTTGTGAGCGTGATCTCGGCAGCGGCACAGTTGAAAAATGCCCGAAATGGGCAGGCCTGCCATGCATATGTTCTCAGGAATGACTTGGAGCATGACTTGGTTCTGGTCAATGCTATTCTTGGGCTTTACATGAGGATTGGAGCTGTACAATCTGCAAGGAGGTTATTCGAGGGAATGATGGAGAGAGACGTGGTCACATGGAGCTGTATGGTCACAGGATATGTGCAATCTGGACACGCCTCTGAAGCATTGAGCGTATATAAGAAAATGGTTGCGGCAGGAGTGAAGCCAAATGCAGTTACCGTGGTGAGTGTTCTGCAGGCCTGTTCGCTTGCTCTGGATGTTGAAGAAGGCAAGAGGTTGCATGACAGTGCTGTCAAGATAGGTTGCGAACTTGAGATGACAGTTGCAACTGCGCTGGTTGATATGTACATGAAGTGCTCGTGTCAGGAGAAGGCAATGCAGTTATTTCTTCGGATGCCAAAGAAAGATGCAGTAGCTTGGGCGGCGGTCATTAGTGGTCTTACCCAAAATGGTCTCCCTGATGAGTCGATGAGAGTCTTCAAGTGCATGTTGTTGGATGGTCCTGTCCCTGACGCTGTCACTATGGTGAAGGTACTTGCTGCATGCTCAGAATCTGGTGTTATGAATCAAGCCTTTTGTCTCCATGGCTATTTGGTTAACACTGGTTTCTGTGATAAGACATTTGTGGCAGCTGCACTTGTGGATTTGTATTATAAATGTGGAAACTTGGGTAGCGCTGTCAGGGTATTTGAAAGTGACGCTGAGAAGGATATTGTGCTATGGAGCTCAATGATCTCAGGTTATGGATTCCATGGCCTTGGGCAGCAAGCTGTTGCCTTGTACCAAAGGATGGTCGCTTCTTCAGTTAAACCTAATAGCCTGACATTTGTATCCGTGTTATCGGCATGCAGCCACTCTGGACTTGTGCAGCAAGGAAAGTCCATTTTTAAAAGCATGACTCGAGTCTATGGAATCATGCCAAATTCAGAGCATCGTAGTGCCATGGTTGATCTCCTTGGCCGGGCCGGTGAATTGCAAGAGGCAGCGAAGCTCCTCCATGAAACAGGTGGGAGGGCTGATGCTCATACTTGGTGTGCCTTGCTTGCTGCCTGCAGAGAACACCGTGACACAGAGATGAGTGATATGGTAGCTGCCAAACTACTCAAGCTGGATCCTGACCATGTTGGCTACTACAATCTCATGACCAATATATATGCATTTGATGAAAAGTGGGACCGTGTAAAAGAGACTAGGGACATTATCAAAGATAGAGGTTTGAAAAAAGTGCCAGGTTGCAGTGCGATAGAGATCAATAATGCAATGCACACATTCACAGCTGGGGAGAGGTCACACCAAGATTGGGAGAAGATCTCTACATTGCTCTGGGAGTTGTCACAAAAGTTGAGACGGGATGATTGTTTCTTTCAGTTGGACCGTCACTTCGTGTTTGAAGATTTCTGA
- the LOC123145234 gene encoding dof zinc finger protein 2: protein MMAGAAHPMHFCMDSDWLKGIVPEDQGGMGSSSPSGELIIACPEPMQAQQAADRRLRPQHDQPLKCPRCDSTHTKFCYYNNYSLSQPRYFCKTCRRYWTKGGSLRNVPVGGGCRKNKRASAAKKPSAAAAIAPPISMMQQLHHGRHMAETGLHLSFSGMPPPPVSAADPLCSLGLFDWKYDHILSGSGGFESANSEAHFTGPGMMGIANGSGGGGAEYHALNALRYAAGLGEHLALPFGGATSRAERDSVVAEMKPQAERLLSLEWCGEASRAPTETSISSLGGLGLWSGMVTGAAHHHHGSSAAI from the exons ATGATGGCAGGCGCAGCTCATCCGATGCATTTCTGCATGGACTCCGACTGGCTCAAG GGCATCGTTCCCGAGGACCAGGGCGGGATGGGGTCGTCGTCGCCGTCGGGGGAGCTGATCATCGCGTGCCCGGAGCCGATGCAGGCCCAGCAGGCGGCAGACCGGCGGCTGCGCCCCCAGCACGACCAGCCGCTCAAGTGCCCGCGCTGCGACTCCACGCACACCAAGTTCTGCTACTACAACAACTACAGCCTCTCCCAGCCGCGCTACTTCTGCAAGACGTGCCGCCGCTACTGGACCAAGGGCGGCTCCCTCCGCAACGTCCCCGTCGGCGGCGGCTGCCGCAAGAACAAGCGCGCCAGCGCCGCCAAGAAGCCCTCTGCTGCCGCCGCCATCGCGCCGCCGATTTCGATGATGCAGCAGCTTCATCACGGCCGGCACATGGCAGAGACCGGACTCCACCTGTCCTTCTccgggatgccgccgccgccggtctcGGCAGCCGACCCGCTCTGCAGCCTCGGGCTCTTCGACTGGAAGTACGACCACATCCTCTCGGGCTCCGGCGGCTTTGAGAGCGCGAACTCTGAGGCTCACTTCACCGGGCCAGGCATGATGGGCATTGCCAACggaagcggcggtggcggcgcggagtaCCACGCACTGAACGCGCTCCGGTACGCAGCCGGCCTTGGCGAGCACCTCGCTCTTCCGTTTGGTGGCGCGACGTCGCGGGCTGAGCGCGACAGTGTCGTCGCCGAGATGAAGCCGCAGGCGGAGAGGCTGCTGTCGCTGGAGTGGTGCGGCGAGGCGAGCCGCGCGCCGACGGAGACCTCCATCAGCTCCCTTGGCGGGCTTGGCCTGTGGAGCGGCATGGTCACCGGCGCCGCCCACCATCACCATGGCTCCTCTGCCGCCATCTGA